The Neisseria macacae ATCC 33926 genome contains the following window.
GAAACGCTTAACCGTCTGCAAATAGTAGCGGTCGTATCGGCATGTTTGGGCGTGGTATGGGAGTTGGTACGATCCGGCGCATTTTCATGGGCGACGGTATGGGTATTCGGGACGTACCCCATCTATTATTTGGCGCGCCGCAAACTGGGCGTGCCGGCATTGATAGGGCTGACGTTTGATTTGCTCGTGATTGCGCCTTGTGCCTTGTCTTGTATTCTGACGCAAACCGATACCATTAATTTGATTGCGTCGACCCCAAAACTTATCGGCTTTATCGTTCTGCTGGGTATCAATAGCGCGGTCGCCATGCATTTGAATTTAAAAGCAAGCCAATTATTACCCATTGCCGTATTCGGTATGTTGAGCTATTTGGAGCCGGTCTTGCTGTTTATCATTTCGATTGCGTGGCTGGGCGAACCTTTGGAGAGCGGGTCATTAATCAGCTATGGATTTATCTGGTTGGGGTTGAGTCTGATGATGGTAAACGGATGGCTGGCAATGAAGAGAAGGGTCGTCTGAAGCCGCTGTTTTATATAGTGGATTAACTTTAAATCAGTACGGTGTTGCCTCGCCTTAGCTCAAAGAGAACGATTCTCTAAGGTGCTGAAGCACCAAGTGAATCGGTTCCGTACTATCTGTACTGTCTGCGGCTTCGTCGCCTTGTCCTGATTTAAATTTAATCCACTATAAATTTCAGACGACCTTGCTCCGTCAAAATCGCATTTCCCGCTTTCCGTCCTAAAGTTTCAATTTCTAAATCAATGTCGTCAGCAGGCTGTCTCGGCTTGTCAAACTTTTGCCTGATAGACAGCATTCGATATCGAAAGGTCGTCTGAAACATCTTTTCAGACGACCTTTGCCGTTTCCATTAAAATACCGTATTCACATTTTTCAGACGGCCTCTTCCCATGTTTCCCGACCAATCCGCCCCCAATCTGCTGCAAGGCTTGAATCCCGAACAACTCTCCGCCGTAACCTGGCCGCCGCAATCTGCCCTTGTGCTGGCGGGCGCGGGCAGCGGCAAAACCCGCGTGCTGACCACGCGCATCGCATGGCTTTTGCAAACCGGTCAGGCAAGTGTACACAGCATTATGGCGGTAACGTTTACCAACAAAGCCGCCAAAGAAATGCAAACCCGACTCGGCGCGATGATTCCCATCAACGTCCGCGCCATGTGGCTCGGCACGTTCCACGGTCTCTGCCACCGCTTTCTACGGCTGCACCACCGCGACGCAGGCCTGCCGTCTTCCTTTCAAATCCTCGACAGCGGCGACCAGCTTTCCCTGATTAAACGCCTGCTCAAAAGCCTCAACATCGCCGAAGAAATCATCGCGCCGCGTTCGCTGCAAGGCTTTATCAACGCGCAAAAAGAATCCGGTTTGCGCGCTTCCGTGTTGAGCGCACCAGACCCGCACACAAGCCGCATGATTGAATGCTACGCCGAATACGACAAAATCTGCCAACGCGAAGGCGTAGTCGATTTTGCCGAACTCATGCTCCGCAGCTACGAAATGCTGCAAAGCAACGAAATCCTGCGCCAACACTACCAAAACCGCTTCAATCACATTCTGGTCGACGAGTTCCAAGACACCAACAAACTGCAATACGCCTGGCTGAAACTCATGGCGGGCGGCAACGCGGCAGTGTTTGCCGTCGGCGACGACGACCAAAGCATCTACCGATTCCGCGGCGCGCACGTCGGCAACATGACCGCGCTGATGGAAGAATTCCACATCGACGCGCCCGTCAAACTCGAACAAAACTACCGCTCCGTCGGCAACATCCTCGCCGCCGCCAACGCCGTCATCGAAAACAACGACGAACGCCTCGGCAAAAACCTGCGCACCGACGCCGAAGCAGGCGACAAAATCCGCTACTACTCCGCCTTTACCGACCTCGAAGAAGCCCAGTTCATTGTTGACGAAACCAAAGCCCTCGAACGCGAAGGCTGGGATTTGGACGAAATCGCCGTCCTCTACCGCAGCAACGCCCAATCCCGCGTCATCGAACAAAGCCTGTTCCGCAGCGGCATTCCCTACAAAATCTACGGCGGATTGCGCTTTTACGAACGCCAAGAAATCAAACACGCGCTCGCCTACCTGCGCCTCGCCGTCAATCCCGACGACGACAACGCCCTCTTGCGCGTCATCAACTTCCCGCCGCGCGGCATCGGCGCACGCACCATCGAAAACCTTCAGACGGCCTCAATCGAACAAGGCATTACCCTCTGGCAGGCAGCCTGCAATGCCGGCGCAAAAGCCGCCAAAGTCGCCGCCTTCGTCCGCCTGATTGAAGCACTGCGCAACCAAGTCGGACAAATGCCCTTGCCCGAAATCATCGTCGGCATCCTCAAAGACAGTGGCCTGACCGAACACTACCGAACCCAAAAAGGCGACAACCAAGACCGCCTCGATAACCTCGACGAACTTGTCAACGCCGCCATCGAGTTCAAACCCGAAGACAGCAACTTCGAAATTCTGCCCGACAACATTTCAGACGACCCCGCCTTCCCCATCCTCGCCTTCCTAAGCAACGCCGCCCTCGAGTCCGGCGAAAACCAAGCAGGCGCGGGCGAAAAAGCCGTCCAACTCATGACCGTCCACGCCGCCAAAGGCTTGGAATTCAACGCCGTCTTCCTCACCGGCATGGAAGAAGGCCGCTTCCCCAGCGAAATGAGCCTTGCCGAACGCGGCGGCCTCGAAGAAGAACGCCGCCTCATGTACGTCGCCATCACCCGCGCCCGCAAACGCCTCTACATCACCATGGCGCAACAAAGGATGCTGCACGGGCAAACCCAATTCGGCATCGTCTCCCGCTTCGTCGAAGAAATCCCACCCGAAGTATTGCACTACCTGTCCGTCAAAAAGACCGCCTACGACAGCTACGGCAGCCCGCGCCAAACCGCCGCGCCCAAAGACAAAATCATCGACGACTACAAACAGCCCCAAACCTACGCAGGCTTCCGCATCGGACAAAACGTCCGCCACGCCAAATTCGGCACCGGCGTCATCATCGATGCCGTGGACAAAGGCGAATCCGCCCGACTGACCATCAACTTCGGCAAACAGGGCGTGAAAGAGCTGGATACCAAATTTGCGAAATTGGAAGAGATGTAAATTTAAAATGTAGGTCGGATACTTGTATCCGACAAAAACATTTGACGCGTCTGTCGTTTCCGAAAAACCGCTGTTGGAAATGTCGGATTTGAGAATCCGACCTATGGGCAAAAAACGTAGCAGGAGAATAGAAACCCGTAGCGTGGGCTTTGCCCACGAATCAAGCCCAAAATTTCAGACGGCCTCTTTTACCCGCCATTTTCGTGGGCAAAGCCCACGCTACAATGTACACCGATGAGGCAAAAGGTCGTCTGAAAAGCGTTTTTCAGTACATGTAGGTCGGATTCTTGAATCCGACATTTTCAAACATTTCCGCCATAATCAAAAGCGGTAAAACATAAAACGTTTGTCAAATATGAGTATCCGACTTACCCATCATATTTAATGCTGAAATCCACATTGCTTCCACCCCAGTGCTTTGGGTAAATCCCCTGTTTCACATAACGGTGAAAAGTAGAAAACGGCCAATCGGAAACCTGACCGACATAGCCATGCTTTACGGGATTAAAATGTAGATAATTGAAATGATGGATAAAGTCCGTTTCATCACGAATGGTATGTTCCCAAAACCTT
Protein-coding sequences here:
- the rarD gene encoding EamA family transporter RarD, translating into MTDFSKGLVAALASNLLFSMLFLYGTWMYPMTGTEVFAWRMVAMLAAICVLMGMSDGWKAAGQFVRETGRDWKRWFLIMLPTPVFASQLWLFVWSPVNGEGVNVAMGYFLFPLAMLACGRIWFKETLNRLQIVAVVSACLGVVWELVRSGAFSWATVWVFGTYPIYYLARRKLGVPALIGLTFDLLVIAPCALSCILTQTDTINLIASTPKLIGFIVLLGINSAVAMHLNLKASQLLPIAVFGMLSYLEPVLLFIISIAWLGEPLESGSLISYGFIWLGLSLMMVNGWLAMKRRVV
- the uvrD gene encoding DNA helicase II; the protein is MFPDQSAPNLLQGLNPEQLSAVTWPPQSALVLAGAGSGKTRVLTTRIAWLLQTGQASVHSIMAVTFTNKAAKEMQTRLGAMIPINVRAMWLGTFHGLCHRFLRLHHRDAGLPSSFQILDSGDQLSLIKRLLKSLNIAEEIIAPRSLQGFINAQKESGLRASVLSAPDPHTSRMIECYAEYDKICQREGVVDFAELMLRSYEMLQSNEILRQHYQNRFNHILVDEFQDTNKLQYAWLKLMAGGNAAVFAVGDDDQSIYRFRGAHVGNMTALMEEFHIDAPVKLEQNYRSVGNILAAANAVIENNDERLGKNLRTDAEAGDKIRYYSAFTDLEEAQFIVDETKALEREGWDLDEIAVLYRSNAQSRVIEQSLFRSGIPYKIYGGLRFYERQEIKHALAYLRLAVNPDDDNALLRVINFPPRGIGARTIENLQTASIEQGITLWQAACNAGAKAAKVAAFVRLIEALRNQVGQMPLPEIIVGILKDSGLTEHYRTQKGDNQDRLDNLDELVNAAIEFKPEDSNFEILPDNISDDPAFPILAFLSNAALESGENQAGAGEKAVQLMTVHAAKGLEFNAVFLTGMEEGRFPSEMSLAERGGLEEERRLMYVAITRARKRLYITMAQQRMLHGQTQFGIVSRFVEEIPPEVLHYLSVKKTAYDSYGSPRQTAAPKDKIIDDYKQPQTYAGFRIGQNVRHAKFGTGVIIDAVDKGESARLTINFGKQGVKELDTKFAKLEEM